A window of Ictidomys tridecemlineatus isolate mIctTri1 chromosome 1, mIctTri1.hap1, whole genome shotgun sequence contains these coding sequences:
- the Lman2 gene encoding vesicular integral-membrane protein VIP36, translating into MAEEGWFWRWGWGRRCPGRPGLPGPGPGPVTLLHLLLLLASVAADITDGNSEHLKREHSLIKPYQGVGSSSMPLWDFQGSTMLTSQYVRLTPDERSKEGSIWNHQPCFLKDWEMHVHFKVHGTGKKNLHGDGIALWYTRDRLVPGPVFGSKDNFHGLAIFLDTYPNDETTERVFPYISVMVNNGSLSYDHSKDGRWTELAGCTADFRNRDHDTFLAVRYSRGRLTVMTDLEDKNEWKNCIDITGVRLPTGYYFGASAGTGDLSDNHDIISIKLFQLMVEHTPDEENIDWTKIEPGVNFLKSPKDNVDDPTGNFRSGPLTGWRVFLLLLCALLGIIVCAVVGAVVFQKRQERNKRFY; encoded by the exons ATGGCGGAGGAGGGCTGGTTTTGGCGCTGGGGCTGGGGCCGGCGGTGCCCAGGGAGACCTGGGCTTCCTGGCCCCGGCCCTGGCCCCGTTACCCTTCTACATCTTCTTCTGTTGCTGGCGTCAGTGGCTGCGGATATAACCGACGGCAACAGTGAACACCTCAAGCGGGAGCATTCGCTTATCAAGCCCTACCAAG GCGTTGGTTCCAGCTCCATGCCTCTCTGGGACTTCCAAGGCAGCACAATGCTTACGAGTCAGTACGTGCGTCTGACCCCCGATGAGCGCAGCAAAGAGGGCTCTATTTGGAACCATCAG CCTTGCTTCCTCAAAGACTGGGAGATGCATGTCCACTTCAAAGTCCATGGCACAGGGAAGAAGAATCTCCATGGAGATGGCATCGCCTTGTGGTACACCCGGGACCGCCTTGTACCAG GACCTGTGTTTGGAAGCAAAGACAACTTCCACGGCTTAGCCATCTTTCTGGACACATACCCCAATGATGAGACCACTGAG CGTGTGTTCCCGTACATCTCAGTGATGGTGAACAATGGCTCCCTCTCCTATGACCATAGCAAAGATGGACGCTGGACTGAGCTGGCAGGTTGCACGGCCGATTTTCGCAACCGGGACCATGATACCTTCCTGGCTGTGCGCTATTCCCGGGGCCGTCTGACG GTGATGACTGACTTGGAGGACAAGAATGAGTGGAAAAATTGCATTGATATCACGGGAGTACGTCTACCCACCGGCTACTATTTTGGAGCCTCGGCGGGCACTGGAGACCTGTCTG ACAATCATGACATCATCTCTATCAAGCTGTTCCAGCTGATGGTAGAGCACACACCTGATGAGGAAAACATCGACTGGACCAAGATAGAGCCTGGTGTCAACTTCCTCAAGTCACCTAAAG aTAACGTGGACGACCCCACAGGGAACTTCCGCAGCGGGCCCCTGACAGGGTGGAGGGTattcctgctgctgctgtgcGCGCTCCTGGGCATCATCGTCTGTGCCGTGGTGGGTGCTGTGGTGTTCCAGAAGCGCCAGGAGCGGAACAAGCGTTTCTACTGA